In one window of Blattabacterium sp. (Cryptocercus punctulatus) str. Cpu DNA:
- a CDS encoding OmpA family protein, with amino-acid sequence MKKKFNFFIITFFVLLSSVFSQYSQKKWSIRIGANDINYYPRSYPIKFFLHKKNNSINPIFSNVELVHHINNNLGVYLEGALGMVDNNRWRIIDGFFLKFGPGINFYLLPKYWFDPYFRLGGGYHQFNYQNRTLRISGSKTYKLNKKNFFLLDGGLGINFWIVSNFGINIQSTYNHVFANHSRDYLNFCKHSLGFVFRFGGENENYSDDYDNKKPKKIIEINKEDSYLPSIIEKKEDKNIIENSEYENKICFEKEDLDNDGILDKEDLCPDQFGLKKFKGCPDTDSDNIPDIEDICPNKYGIKENKGCPNKIIFKPILFNLGKYKLSSNSLKIINQISEIMIKKLPNSKFYINGYTDSYGKYSYNKILSLKRANSVFEALVTKGIDPSRMEVKGLIKSAKKKSKGRYVEITIKK; translated from the coding sequence ATGAAAAAAAAATTTAATTTTTTTATTATTACTTTTTTTGTTTTACTTTCATCTGTATTCTCTCAATATTCTCAGAAAAAATGGTCTATTCGAATAGGAGCAAATGATATTAATTATTATCCAAGGAGTTATCCTATTAAATTTTTTTTACACAAAAAAAATAATAGCATCAATCCTATTTTTTCTAATGTAGAATTGGTACATCATATCAATAATAATCTGGGGGTATATTTAGAGGGGGCATTAGGAATGGTTGACAATAATAGATGGAGAATAATAGATGGATTTTTCTTAAAATTTGGTCCTGGAATTAATTTCTATTTGTTACCTAAATATTGGTTTGATCCTTATTTTAGATTAGGAGGTGGGTATCATCAATTTAATTATCAAAATAGAACATTAAGGATTTCAGGATCAAAAACTTATAAATTGAATAAGAAAAATTTTTTTCTATTAGATGGAGGATTAGGTATCAATTTTTGGATTGTATCTAATTTTGGGATTAATATTCAAAGTACCTATAATCATGTATTTGCAAATCATTCAAGAGATTATTTAAATTTTTGTAAACATTCTCTTGGATTTGTATTCCGTTTTGGAGGAGAAAATGAAAATTATTCTGATGATTATGATAATAAAAAACCAAAAAAAATAATAGAAATAAATAAAGAAGATTCTTATTTACCTTCTATAATAGAAAAAAAAGAGGATAAAAATATTATAGAAAATTCGGAATATGAAAATAAAATTTGTTTCGAAAAAGAGGATTTAGATAACGATGGTATTTTAGATAAAGAAGATTTATGTCCTGATCAATTTGGATTAAAAAAATTTAAAGGATGTCCGGATACAGATTCTGATAATATTCCAGATATTGAAGATATTTGTCCCAATAAATATGGAATAAAAGAAAATAAAGGATGTCCAAATAAAATAATTTTTAAACCTATTTTATTTAATCTTGGAAAATATAAATTATCTTCTAATTCATTAAAAATTATTAATCAAATTTCTGAAATTATGATCAAAAAACTTCCTAATTCTAAATTTTATATAAATGGATATACAGATTCTTATGGAAAATATTCTTATAATAAAATATTATCCTTAAAAAGAGCAAATTCTGTATTTGAAGCTTTAGTTACCAAAGGTATAGATCCTTCTAGGATGGAAGTTAAAGGATTAATAAAATCTGCAAAAAAGAAAAGTAAAGGAAGATATGTTGAAATAACAATCAAAAAATAA
- the smpB gene encoding SsrA-binding protein SmpB, which produces MSILNRKARFQYNFIEEYTAGIQLFGTEVKSIRQNKANITESFCQIKNGELYSINMYISEYKFGTTWNHSSRRERKLLLTKKELIKIEKKLKVPGLTIIPNKLFFSKTGYVKIQIFLAKGKKIYDKRKSIKNRDMIREIKRIF; this is translated from the coding sequence ATGAGTATTCTAAACAGAAAAGCAAGATTTCAATATAATTTTATAGAAGAATATACAGCTGGAATTCAATTATTTGGTACTGAAGTTAAATCTATAAGACAAAATAAAGCTAATATAACGGAAAGTTTTTGTCAGATAAAAAATGGAGAATTATATTCTATTAATATGTACATTTCTGAATATAAATTTGGAACTACTTGGAATCATTCAAGTAGAAGAGAAAGAAAATTATTATTAACTAAAAAAGAACTAATAAAAATAGAAAAAAAGTTAAAAGTACCTGGATTAACTATTATTCCTAATAAATTATTTTTTAGTAAAACAGGATATGTTAAAATCCAAATCTTTTTGGCTAAGGGTAAAAAAATATATGATAAACGTAAATCTATCAAAAATAGAGATATGATTCGTGAAATAAAAAGAATATTTTAA
- a CDS encoding transketolase, with translation MNVNVRIRYLKNLCTQVRRDILRMVNNANSGHPGGSLGCTEFFVALYQEIMHYDPKKFSMEGKAEDHFFLSNGHISPVYYSVLARSGFFSIKELSSFRKLNSRLQGHPSVHGNLPGIRISSGSLGQGMSVSIGVAISKKLSKDNNSLIYSLHGDGELNEGQIWESVLYAGSKGIDNYIATVDYNRQQIDGNTDEVLPLGNLKKKFESFDWKVLEELKGNNIQKVINILKKAKNETGKGSPVIIILYTEMGYGVDFMVGNNVWHGKSPNEEELKKALFQLPETLGDFPKI, from the coding sequence ATGAATGTAAATGTACGTATACGTTATTTAAAAAATTTATGTACTCAAGTTAGAAGAGATATATTACGTATGGTAAATAACGCAAATTCTGGACATCCTGGTGGGTCCTTAGGATGTACTGAATTTTTTGTTGCTTTATATCAAGAAATAATGCATTATGATCCAAAAAAATTTTCTATGGAGGGAAAAGCAGAAGACCATTTTTTTTTATCAAATGGACATATATCTCCTGTTTATTATAGTGTATTAGCTCGTTCTGGTTTTTTTTCTATAAAAGAATTATCTTCTTTTAGAAAATTAAACTCTCGTTTACAAGGACATCCTTCTGTACATGGTAATCTTCCAGGAATACGAATTTCTTCAGGATCTTTGGGGCAAGGGATGTCGGTATCAATTGGTGTAGCTATATCTAAAAAACTTAGTAAAGATAATAATAGTCTTATTTATAGTTTACATGGAGATGGAGAATTGAATGAAGGACAGATATGGGAATCTGTTTTATATGCAGGATCTAAAGGTATAGATAATTATATAGCTACTGTAGATTACAATAGACAACAAATAGATGGAAATACCGATGAAGTACTTCCTCTTGGAAATCTAAAAAAAAAATTTGAATCTTTTGATTGGAAAGTTTTAGAAGAATTAAAAGGAAATAATATTCAAAAGGTTATTAATATTTTAAAAAAAGCAAAAAATGAGACTGGAAAAGGTAGCCCTGTCATAATTATTCTCTACACCGAAATGGGATACGGTGTAGATTTTATGGTAGGAAATAATGTATGGCATGGAAAATCTCCTAACGAAGAGGAATTAAAAAAAGCACTATTCCAACTTCCTGAAACTTTAGGGGATTTTCCAAAAATATAA
- a CDS encoding transketolase family protein, protein MIKIYKNKGFKETREGFGKALTLLGRKNHQVVALCADLTGSLFMTRFSKEFPERFFQIGIAEANMIGIAAGLSIGKYIPFAGTFANFATSRVYDQIRQSIAYSYKNVKICASHSGLTLGEDGATHQSLEDIGMMKMLPGMTVINTCDYNQTYAATLSIANYLGPVYFRFGRPAVANFTDENQIFEIGKALILTEGKDITIVSTGHLVWESLEASRILYEKEGITCEVINVHTIKPLDEKLILNSIDKTKCIVTAEEHNYFGGLGESIARVITTKRLSILQSLVAVNDTFGESGKPMELLKKYKIDRDSIINHVKILLEKKKNQ, encoded by the coding sequence ATGATAAAAATATATAAAAATAAAGGATTCAAAGAAACTAGAGAAGGATTTGGAAAGGCTTTGACTTTATTAGGTCGAAAAAATCATCAAGTAGTTGCATTATGTGCAGATCTTACCGGTTCTTTATTTATGACTCGTTTTTCTAAAGAATTTCCTGAACGATTTTTTCAAATTGGAATTGCAGAGGCTAATATGATTGGAATAGCTGCGGGACTAAGTATTGGAAAATATATTCCTTTTGCTGGAACATTTGCAAATTTTGCAACATCTCGTGTATATGATCAGATACGTCAATCCATTGCTTATTCTTATAAAAATGTGAAAATATGTGCTTCTCATTCCGGATTAACACTTGGTGAAGATGGTGCCACACATCAAAGTTTAGAAGATATTGGAATGATGAAAATGCTTCCTGGTATGACAGTAATTAATACTTGCGATTATAACCAAACTTATGCAGCAACTTTATCTATAGCCAACTATTTAGGTCCAGTATACTTCCGATTTGGAAGGCCTGCTGTAGCTAATTTTACAGATGAAAATCAAATATTTGAAATTGGAAAAGCCCTTATTCTAACCGAAGGTAAAGATATTACTATTGTAAGTACTGGGCATTTAGTATGGGAATCTTTAGAAGCATCTAGAATATTATACGAAAAAGAGGGAATAACTTGTGAAGTTATTAATGTTCATACAATAAAACCATTAGATGAAAAACTAATATTAAATTCCATTGATAAAACAAAATGTATTGTAACAGCAGAAGAACATAATTATTTTGGGGGATTAGGAGAGAGTATAGCTAGAGTAATTACTACTAAAAGACTTTCTATACTTCAAAGTTTAGTTGCTGTTAATGATACTTTTGGTGAAAGTGGTAAGCCGATGGAGTTATTAAAAAAATATAAAATTGATCGTGATTCTATTATAAATCATGTCAAAATTTTACTAGAAAAAAAAAAGAATCAATAA
- a CDS encoding nucleotide pyrophosphohydrolase, with translation MEIKNIQKLVHNWIINYGIRYFNILTNTILLSEEVGEVSRIIARNYGEQSLKKDCKEKENLGEELSDVLFVLICLANQTGIDLEESFHKKLKKKKIRDGERHHNNEKLK, from the coding sequence TTGGAAATTAAAAATATACAAAAACTAGTTCATAATTGGATTATCAATTATGGAATACGTTATTTTAATATATTAACTAATACCATACTTTTATCTGAAGAAGTAGGTGAAGTTTCTAGAATTATTGCTAGAAATTACGGAGAACAATCCTTAAAAAAAGATTGTAAAGAAAAAGAAAATCTTGGAGAAGAATTATCCGATGTTTTGTTTGTATTAATTTGTTTAGCTAATCAAACTGGAATTGATTTAGAAGAATCTTTTCATAAAAAATTAAAAAAAAAAAAAATAAGAGATGGTGAAAGACATCATAACAATGAAAAATTAAAATAA
- a CDS encoding 3-phosphoshikimate 1-carboxyvinyltransferase, producing MPSYIKINKKWKSLYGSISITGSKSISNRLLILKAIYKDDIYIENISNCEDTKVLEKSLYSTSNILNIHHAGTAMRFLTSYLSIQEGKKFILTGSNRMKERPISILVDALKKLGSEIIYLEKIGYPPIKIIGKKIIGGKIDINARISSQYISSLMLIASKFKIGLKIYLKEDITSIPYIKMTFDLLTRAGIKISWKEKIIHIYPGKKTGKKYFSIESDWSSASYYYSMASIVKTSNLTLSYYQNKSLQGDREITSIYEKYFGVYTIFEKNKIILNKKLNFTLPRFINLDLNKTPDLAQTIVVTCSSLGIKCYLKGLETLKIKETDRLKALKNELLKLGVKIKITSSCLEIIDFFPKKMDSSIRIKTYQDHRMAMAFSSFGLFYSLQIEEPKVVEKSYPNFWMDLQYLGFLINYYEG from the coding sequence ATGCCTTCTTATATTAAAATTAACAAAAAGTGGAAAAGTTTATATGGTTCTATATCTATAACAGGATCTAAAAGTATATCTAACCGTCTTTTAATTTTAAAAGCTATTTATAAAGATGATATTTATATTGAAAATATTTCTAACTGTGAGGATACAAAAGTTTTAGAAAAAAGTTTATATAGTACTTCTAACATATTAAACATTCATCATGCAGGAACTGCTATGCGTTTTTTAACTTCCTATTTATCTATACAAGAAGGAAAAAAATTCATATTAACAGGTTCCAATAGAATGAAAGAAAGACCTATATCTATTCTTGTAGATGCTTTAAAAAAATTAGGATCGGAAATTATTTATTTAGAAAAAATTGGATATCCACCAATAAAAATTATTGGTAAGAAAATTATAGGAGGAAAAATAGATATTAATGCTAGAATTAGTAGCCAGTATATTAGTTCTTTAATGTTAATAGCTAGCAAATTTAAGATTGGATTAAAAATATATTTAAAAGAAGATATTACATCAATTCCATATATAAAAATGACTTTTGATTTATTAACTAGAGCAGGAATAAAAATATCATGGAAAGAAAAAATCATTCATATTTATCCAGGTAAAAAAACAGGTAAAAAATATTTTTCTATAGAATCAGATTGGAGTTCAGCTTCTTATTATTATTCAATGGCTAGTATTGTAAAAACAAGTAATCTAACTTTAAGTTATTATCAAAATAAAAGTTTACAAGGAGATAGAGAAATTACTTCCATCTATGAGAAATATTTTGGAGTATACACTATTTTTGAAAAAAATAAAATAATTTTAAATAAAAAATTAAATTTTACTCTACCTAGATTCATTAATCTAGATTTAAATAAAACTCCAGATCTTGCACAAACTATTGTTGTAACTTGTTCTTCTCTTGGTATAAAGTGTTATTTAAAAGGGTTAGAAACTTTAAAAATTAAAGAAACAGATCGTTTGAAAGCTTTAAAAAATGAATTATTAAAATTGGGTGTAAAAATAAAAATTACAAGTTCTTGTTTAGAAATAATAGATTTTTTTCCAAAAAAAATGGATTCTTCTATAAGAATAAAAACTTATCAAGATCACAGAATGGCTATGGCTTTTTCTTCATTTGGATTATTTTATTCTTTGCAAATAGAGGAACCAAAAGTTGTAGAGAAATCATATCCAAATTTTTGGATGGACTTACAATATTTAGGTTTTTTAATTAATTATTATGAAGGATAA
- a CDS encoding C40 family peptidase, which produces MEKNKIIPIINSKIFLFFVFYSQFFSIPLLYGDMVYKKKYEKNFFQKNKDNPYYNKKNYFQIIKNKFLLKNKMDFLIEEAKNYRYTPYRYGGNTKDGIDCSAFIKNIFASYKISLPRRSYNQAKKGFLVHQKYIEKGDLLFFATGKSRKKINHVGMVIHVNHNNIFFIHASTSGVLISRLYQKYWKNKFITARRILYPS; this is translated from the coding sequence ATGGAAAAAAATAAAATTATTCCTATTATAAATTCTAAAATTTTTTTATTTTTTGTATTCTATTCTCAGTTTTTTTCTATTCCGTTATTATATGGAGATATGGTATATAAAAAAAAGTATGAAAAAAATTTTTTTCAGAAAAATAAAGATAATCCATATTATAATAAAAAAAACTATTTTCAAATTATTAAAAATAAATTTTTATTAAAAAATAAAATGGATTTTCTTATTGAAGAAGCTAAAAATTATAGGTATACTCCATATAGATATGGTGGAAATACTAAAGATGGAATAGATTGTTCAGCTTTCATAAAAAATATTTTTGCGTCTTATAAAATTTCATTACCACGTAGATCTTACAATCAAGCTAAAAAAGGATTTTTAGTTCATCAAAAATATATAGAAAAAGGAGATCTATTATTTTTTGCTACAGGAAAATCTAGAAAAAAAATTAATCATGTAGGAATGGTGATCCATGTAAATCATAATAATATCTTCTTTATTCACGCATCTACGTCAGGGGTGCTTATTTCTAGATTGTATCAAAAATATTGGAAAAATAAATTTATTACAGCAAGGAGAATTCTTTATCCTTCATAA
- the rpsT gene encoding 30S ribosomal protein S20, which yields MANHSSALKRIRQNNTRRLRNKYVFKSTRTTIKKLIKGEKKKEEYSKVFSMIDKLSKKNIIHMNKAARLKNKLIKKLLINN from the coding sequence ATGGCAAATCACTCATCGGCATTAAAAAGAATTAGACAAAATAATACTAGACGTTTGCGTAATAAATATGTATTTAAAAGTACAAGAACTACTATTAAAAAATTAATAAAAGGCGAAAAAAAAAAGGAAGAGTATTCTAAGGTTTTTTCTATGATAGATAAATTATCTAAAAAAAATATCATACATATGAATAAAGCAGCAAGATTAAAAAATAAATTAATAAAAAAATTATTAATCAATAACTGA
- the murI gene encoding glutamate racemase — MRISPYSPIGIFDSGIGGILIAKEIKTYMPNECIIYFGDTKNMPYGNKSKDFIRNNSIKIVSFLYKKKCKAIVIACNSITSNALDLIKKNFYKKILIFNVIDPIVKNKIFLSSKRIGIMATPATINSNFYHKKIKKCFPHLEISQISTPLLATIIENGLEKIKINSIIKYYLNNLKSIDTLLLACTHYLFLKKKIDNFYHGKVRLIDIQKIVVQEIQKKLFENNLLCIYPKKRNNTIFYTSSSISPFFKEQVRIHFGEKILFKKHILNFF; from the coding sequence ATGAGAATTAGCCCCTATTCTCCGATAGGAATATTTGATTCTGGTATCGGAGGAATTCTTATAGCTAAAGAAATTAAAACCTATATGCCTAATGAATGTATTATTTATTTTGGAGATACTAAAAATATGCCTTATGGAAATAAGTCTAAAGACTTTATTAGAAATAATTCTATAAAAATTGTTTCTTTCCTTTATAAAAAAAAATGTAAAGCCATAGTAATAGCTTGTAATTCTATAACTTCTAATGCTTTAGATTTGATTAAAAAAAATTTTTATAAAAAAATATTAATATTTAATGTTATAGATCCTATAGTAAAAAATAAAATATTTCTTTCTTCTAAAAGAATAGGAATAATGGCCACTCCTGCTACCATAAATTCCAATTTTTATCATAAAAAAATTAAAAAATGTTTTCCTCATTTAGAGATTTCCCAAATATCTACACCTTTATTAGCTACAATAATTGAAAATGGATTGGAAAAAATAAAGATTAATTCTATCATAAAATATTATTTGAATAATCTAAAATCAATAGATACGCTATTATTAGCTTGTACTCATTATTTATTTTTGAAAAAAAAAATAGATAATTTTTATCATGGTAAAGTTCGTTTAATAGATATACAAAAAATTGTAGTTCAGGAAATACAAAAAAAATTATTTGAAAATAATTTATTATGCATTTATCCAAAAAAACGGAATAATACAATTTTTTATACATCTAGTTCAATTTCTCCATTTTTTAAAGAACAAGTTCGAATTCATTTTGGAGAAAAAATTTTATTTAAAAAACATATTCTTAATTTTTTCTAA
- a CDS encoding NADP-dependent malic enzyme: MRKDINNLREESLNYHSKFPSGKIQISPTKKYNSQKYLSLAYSPGVAEPCKEIARFSKEVYKYTSKGNLVAVITNGTSVLGLGNIGALASKPVMEGKAILFKIFSGIDVFDIEIDESDPEKFIKVVKAISPTFGGINLEDIKSPEAFEIERRLKSELNIPVMHDDQHGTAIISGAALLNSITYVGKKIHNIKMVINGAGSAAISCARIYKHLGVKSKNILMFDSKGLLHISRKDLNKEKKEFAVNTSFIKNLEEAIKDSDVFIGLSIGGILTPNMLKNMAKDPIVFAMANPDPEIDYNLAIKVRQDVIIATGRSDYPNQVNNVLGFPYIFRGALDVHASIINDEMKLAAVHAIADLAKEPVPEQVNIVYNQKNISFGKEYIIPKPFDNRLITRVAPAVAKAAMDSGVAKNPILDWKQYQEKLLDRMGYENKILRMIKNRARTNPKKIVFCNGEEYEILKSIQILNEDGIVSIPIVLGNKNRIKRLIDTNNLNVKLQIIDPEKEDNIKKVENYAQILWKRRNRKGLTLYEAKIRMRTNDHFGAMMVDQGEADAVITGYSRNFSLSLRTLLEVIGRSDTIHKIAGMMILLTKRGPLFLADTSVIPNPTSEELARIALMASYVVKGFDIEPHIAMLSFQNFSSNSKISSKVSQAVAFLHKKYPDLIVDGELQPDFALNEFLLASKFPFSKLMKKKANIFIFPNLESGNMTYKFIRGLGNMPIIGPLILGMRKPAHIMQMQSSIEEIVNLATLCVIDAQFRKN; this comes from the coding sequence ATGAGAAAAGACATAAATAATCTTCGTGAAGAATCTTTAAATTATCATAGTAAATTTCCTTCTGGAAAAATACAAATCTCTCCAACAAAAAAATATAATAGTCAAAAATATTTATCTCTAGCATATTCTCCAGGAGTAGCAGAGCCTTGTAAAGAAATAGCACGTTTTTCTAAGGAAGTATATAAATATACATCTAAAGGGAATCTAGTAGCTGTTATTACTAATGGGACTTCTGTTTTAGGTCTTGGAAATATTGGTGCATTGGCATCTAAACCTGTAATGGAAGGAAAAGCAATTTTATTTAAAATATTTTCTGGTATTGATGTATTTGATATTGAAATTGATGAATCTGATCCAGAAAAATTTATAAAGGTTGTAAAAGCGATTTCTCCAACTTTTGGAGGAATCAATTTAGAAGATATCAAATCCCCAGAAGCATTTGAAATAGAACGAAGACTTAAATCTGAATTAAATATCCCAGTAATGCATGATGACCAACATGGAACGGCTATTATTTCAGGAGCAGCTTTACTTAATTCTATCACTTATGTTGGAAAAAAAATACATAATATAAAAATGGTAATTAATGGAGCAGGATCTGCTGCTATTTCTTGTGCAAGAATTTATAAACATCTTGGGGTAAAATCTAAAAATATCCTGATGTTTGATAGTAAAGGGTTATTACATATTTCACGAAAAGATTTAAATAAAGAAAAAAAAGAATTTGCAGTAAATACTTCCTTTATTAAAAATTTAGAAGAAGCTATTAAAGATTCGGATGTTTTTATAGGTTTATCTATAGGTGGAATATTAACTCCAAATATGTTAAAAAATATGGCAAAGGATCCAATTGTATTTGCTATGGCAAATCCAGATCCTGAAATCGATTATAACTTAGCCATAAAAGTTCGACAAGATGTTATTATAGCTACAGGTAGAAGTGATTATCCTAATCAGGTAAATAATGTATTAGGATTCCCTTATATTTTTAGAGGAGCATTAGATGTTCATGCAAGTATTATCAATGATGAAATGAAATTAGCGGCTGTTCATGCTATTGCAGATTTAGCAAAAGAACCTGTTCCAGAACAAGTTAATATTGTTTATAATCAAAAAAATATTTCTTTTGGAAAAGAATATATTATTCCAAAACCTTTTGATAATCGGTTAATTACTCGTGTAGCACCTGCAGTAGCTAAAGCAGCAATGGATTCTGGAGTCGCAAAAAATCCTATTTTAGATTGGAAACAATATCAAGAAAAACTGCTAGATCGAATGGGATATGAAAATAAAATTCTCAGAATGATTAAAAATAGAGCACGTACAAATCCTAAAAAAATTGTTTTTTGTAATGGAGAAGAATATGAAATCCTTAAATCTATTCAAATTCTTAATGAAGATGGAATTGTTTCTATTCCCATTGTTTTAGGAAATAAAAATCGTATAAAACGTTTAATAGATACAAATAATTTAAATGTAAAATTACAAATTATAGATCCTGAAAAAGAAGATAATATCAAAAAAGTAGAAAATTATGCTCAAATACTTTGGAAAAGAAGGAATAGAAAAGGATTAACTTTATATGAAGCAAAAATACGAATGCGAACAAATGATCATTTTGGAGCAATGATGGTAGACCAAGGAGAAGCAGATGCTGTTATTACAGGGTATTCTAGAAATTTTTCATTAAGTTTACGAACTTTATTAGAGGTTATTGGAAGATCAGATACTATTCATAAAATAGCAGGAATGATGATTTTGTTAACTAAACGTGGTCCATTATTTTTAGCAGATACTTCCGTAATTCCAAATCCAACTAGTGAAGAATTAGCAAGAATTGCTCTTATGGCATCTTATGTAGTTAAAGGTTTTGATATTGAACCTCATATAGCAATGTTATCCTTTCAAAATTTTTCATCAAATTCAAAAATTTCTTCTAAAGTATCTCAAGCAGTAGCATTTTTACATAAAAAATATCCTGATTTAATAGTAGATGGAGAATTACAACCTGATTTTGCATTAAATGAATTTTTATTAGCTAGTAAATTTCCTTTTTCTAAACTTATGAAAAAAAAAGCAAATATTTTTATATTTCCAAATCTTGAATCCGGAAATATGACTTATAAGTTTATTAGAGGATTAGGAAATATGCCAATTATTGGACCTTTAATATTAGGAATGCGTAAACCAGCACATATCATGCAAATGCAATCAAGTATAGAAGAAATTGTCAATCTTGCAACTTTATGCGTAATAGATGCACAATTTAGAAAAAATTAA
- a CDS encoding FixH family protein codes for MRIKFSWETSIILAFSFFIIFIIYIAFFFPHVGSQLISDRYYEEELKYQEIINEKKNVLKLPNKIKIFILSSGIRIIFPEILDNIHGFFTLLRFSSKYLDVTRSFKIFRFSSKTLFIPKKNLKKGCYKLIIRWQSDKKKYFFEKNLFWLS; via the coding sequence ATGAGAATAAAATTTAGTTGGGAAACAAGTATTATATTAGCTTTTTCCTTTTTTATCATTTTTATCATTTATATTGCGTTTTTCTTTCCTCATGTAGGTAGTCAACTTATATCCGATAGGTATTATGAAGAAGAACTAAAATATCAAGAAATTATAAATGAGAAAAAAAATGTATTAAAACTTCCTAATAAAATTAAAATATTCATCTTATCTTCTGGAATTAGAATTATCTTTCCAGAAATTTTAGATAATATTCATGGTTTTTTTACTTTATTAAGATTTTCATCTAAATATTTAGATGTGACTCGTTCTTTTAAAATTTTTAGATTTTCAAGTAAAACATTATTTATTCCTAAAAAAAATTTGAAAAAAGGATGTTATAAACTTATAATTAGATGGCAATCTGATAAAAAAAAATATTTTTTTGAGAAAAATTTATTTTGGTTATCCTGA
- a CDS encoding cbb3-type cytochrome c oxidase N-terminal domain-containing protein, whose protein sequence is MRSKIPSFIIIPFFLSIIIFIFYIFLGIDHRSYIFDPITIFFFIIITILLFILDTINNLIYRRKLKFLKEEERRKIFEENEGNYFYRLYKFLFNNSKKMNQGVKKIDHGFDGIIELDNKLPMWWVHLFYTTIIFSSIYFFSYLFMDFSNPYKEYEIAYKNQLREIDIFEKKTPQITIENAFFNPKLIDSGKDLFEENCSTCHQSDGSGNIGPNLTDDYWINIIEKDLFKNIFSIIWYGSKNNPTMRAFGQSGEIKGNDIHKISSYVYFINKQSKKPIKYKAPQGKKNMDWNKI, encoded by the coding sequence ATGAGATCAAAAATTCCTTCTTTTATTATTATTCCTTTTTTTTTATCCATTATAATATTCATTTTTTATATTTTTTTAGGAATAGATCATCGTTCGTATATATTTGATCCAATAACTATATTTTTTTTTATTATTATAACAATATTGTTGTTTATTTTAGATACTATTAATAATTTAATCTATCGAAGAAAATTAAAATTTCTTAAAGAAGAAGAAAGACGGAAAATTTTTGAAGAAAATGAAGGAAATTATTTTTATAGACTCTATAAATTTTTATTTAATAATTCCAAAAAAATGAATCAAGGGGTAAAAAAAATAGATCATGGATTTGATGGAATTATAGAATTAGACAATAAGTTACCAATGTGGTGGGTTCATCTTTTTTATACTACAATTATTTTTTCATCAATTTATTTTTTTTCTTATTTATTCATGGATTTTTCTAATCCTTATAAAGAGTATGAAATAGCTTATAAAAATCAGTTAAGAGAAATAGATATTTTTGAGAAAAAAACACCACAAATAACTATAGAAAATGCTTTTTTTAATCCAAAATTGATTGATAGTGGAAAAGATCTTTTTGAAGAAAATTGTTCTACTTGTCATCAATCTGATGGTAGTGGAAATATAGGTCCTAATTTAACAGATGATTATTGGATAAATATAATAGAAAAAGATTTATTTAAGAATATATTTTCCATTATTTGGTATGGAAGTAAAAATAATCCTACTATGCGTGCTTTTGGTCAATCAGGGGAAATTAAAGGAAATGATATTCATAAAATATCTAGTTATGTTTATTTTATAAATAAACAATCAAAAAAACCTATAAAATACAAAGCACCTCAAGGGAAAAAAAATATGGATTGGAATAAAATTTAA
- a CDS encoding cytochrome oxidase produces the protein MKQNFITEKYIGIFQSIMLILFFIAFLFILFLVFIKSGKYYKEVSIIPLEGKK, from the coding sequence TTGAAACAAAATTTTATAACAGAAAAATATATAGGAATATTTCAATCTATTATGTTAATTTTATTTTTTATCGCTTTTTTATTCATTTTATTTTTAGTTTTTATAAAATCTGGAAAATATTATAAAGAGGTAAGTATAATTCCTTTAGAAGGAAAAAAATAA